CTGCATCTCTAACGGATAAGGTATATATGGCCATGCATGTAATAATATTAGCTAAACCAAGTTTTGCTCCTGGAGCGATTGCAAAAGGAAAAGGGATTGCACGTTCTAATAAACTAATAATCACCGCTTGCGCAGCTAATAACGATATATAAACAAGACGTTGATTTTTGGTCATCGTGCCACTTCCAATCTCTTGCTGCATAGAATCTCGTGTTTCAACTAGACTTCATATTTGTTGTCTTAAAAAACAACAAAAGGTAAAAAAGAAACATGCGTTAATAATACTATGATACCAATGTTTCATTACTTTAGCACCATCATTGTGCATCCTTCTTATTTTCCCTTCATTGTTTTTAAAAAATGAGGGGATGAATAGTGAAAGGCTTAAAGAACCTCTCACTATTCCTCTTCAACCTACTTCTTATCTTGATAAATTGCTTGTTCTTTCCCATACCACCAGTTACCTACTTTGCGCTGAATGTAAGGTATTACCCAGTAGTCTAAACCGAACGTACGTCCAGAGCCATTTAATAAGGCAATTGCTGCTGGAAGGGCCCATATTTTATCCCATCCAAGCATAGCGGATAGAGTAAACATTACGAGGAATCCAGCGCTTGCTGCACTTGCTAACCATGTGAATAGACCAGCAAGAATTGCTAACCCAATTGCCAATTCAACAAACACCATGAATTTCTGCATGAAAACAGCCATTTCAGGCGTAGGCAAGACTATTTGCATAAACCATTCAAAAATACCAGGCATCTTGCTGAAAATAGGTGTTGACCATTCTGTAGCCGTTTCTGCTGCTTCACTTGCACCACTTGTGGTCGTTTGTAACCATTCAAACGGCATTCTGACTGTTGATCCGACTAACCATGAATCCTCTCCTAGGCCATTAAATAGCTGAGGAATAGTTGAAAAACTAGCTGTTGCTGTTTCCCACGTTTCTTTACCCCATATTTTCGCACCAGCTTCCACTAGCCAAAAACCTGCTACGAAAAGACGTAATGGTAAACTCCATAGTACATTTCCATGTCTTGTTAAGAAATCGTGGAAAATATTACGTTTATCTTTTGTTTCAAAGAATTCGTGTCGGATATAATGAAACATATAATAGCCACTTCTGATTCCGAAGAAATAATAAAGGTTAACCATGTGCTTCATAAAGTTTGCTAACCAACCACTTAAGTGAACACCCATTAAATCAGCTACACCGTAACGAGCGCCAATTGACACCATCGTTCCGTGATATTTGCCTTCATACGCTTCTTTTTCTCCACCACTAATTTCAGCAATAATACTTTTAGCTGCTGTCATACCTGTTTGTTCAGCTGCTTCAACAATTTGTGGTGTTGCTTTACCTGGTTCTTCTTCATAATAAGCTAAGTCACCAATTACATAGACATTCTCAAAGTCTTCTGATTCCATATATTGATTTACTTTTAACCGACCTGCACGTGCTGTGGACATACCATAATCTTTGGTATCTGAATTCGCTTTGACCCCAGCTGTCCAAATTAATGTATGTGTAGGTACAGTTTCACCAGATTTTAAGATGATTTCATTTTCCTTAACCTCAACTATAGGGGAATCTTTGAGAATTTTAACGCCTTTTTTTACTAAATAAGCTTCTGCTTTATCTGCATCTCTACGCTCAAGCATATTTAAGATCGTTGGGGCAGCTTCTACTACATATAATGTAATAGCATCTGGATCAATTTTATTGTTTTTTGCTAGACGTTCCTTCCATTCTACCAATTCCCCAACCATCTCAATTCCAGTAAATCCAGAACCACAAACAGTAAATGTCAGCATCGCACAACGTGTTCCATCATCTTTTATGACAGCTGCCTGTGCAACGGTTTTTTCAATATGCTCGCGGAGTTTCACAGCATCTTCCCAAGACCATAACGTGAAACCATTTTCTTTTACACCAGGAGTTCCGAAATCATTTGGCTCTCCACCCATACCAAGAATTAAATAATCAAAATTATATTCTCCATGTTCCGTTGTAACTTTTTTTGCATCGTGATCTACATTGATTACATTGTCTGTTACTAATTTCACTTTCGTACGGTTAAATAAGCGACGTAAGTCAAATTGAATTGCATCAGGCTCTACGCGGTGAGCAGCGACTTCATGTAATTCAGTCATCATTGTGTGATAAGAATGACGGTCAATTAAAGTGATCGTAACAGAATCATCTTTTTTGTACTTTTTTGCAAGTTTTTGTGCGGCATGAACGCCAGCATAACCAGCACCAATAACAATGATATTCTTGTTTGTCATAATAAATTTGCACTCCTCTAATAAAATTTAGAAATCTGAAAACTTCCATTGTGAATCATTGAACAACTAATTTATATTTTACAGCTAGTTCTAGAAAGTGTCTAGAGTTTTTAAAGATTATATATAAATAATTCTATAAAGTTCACAAGTTAGTAATAAAATAAAATAAACTAAAAAGTTCATTAAGTTTTCATATTTAAAGAAACAGCTATACAACAGGCTTTTCTCCATATAAACGTGGAAAAGGAACGGATCGTTAGATAGACACTAAAAATAAGCGATGCTATACTTATAAAATAATAATGTGATTTTGTTCACAATTAGATTATTAGATTATAAGACAGATGTAAGTCTATTATTTTATAGAGAGGTTTTGATAGTGATGAAAATAAAAAACACAGCAATTATAATGTTTATTGTTTTATTTTTTTTAACAAGCTGTAGTTCAGAAGATAACGGTGTGATGGAAACACCTTATAAGCAAACAGAGTTTTTAATGGGCACAGTGGTCACGGTTAAAATTTATAATGAAGAAAAAGAAACGGTTTTAAAAAAGGTGTTTGAACGAATGGAAGTCCTTGCTAGTCAAATTGGTTTAGAAGAGGATGCGGGGGTATCACAAATTGACGAGGTTAATGCTCAAGCGGGTATAGAACCTGTTATAGTATCGGAAGAAATATTTCAGTTAATAAAAGCAGGCAAAGATTATAGTCAAAAAGCCGAGGGTTCATTTGATATTACGATAGGTCCTTTAACGTCACTATGGCATATTGGCTATGATGATGCGCGTAAACCTGATCAAGAAGAGATTGATGCCGTTCTTCCATTAATAGATTATCGAAAGGTTATATTAGATGAAGAGAAGCATACGGTTTATTTAAAAGAGAAAGATATGCGCATAGACTTGGGTGCAATTGCTAAAGGCTTTATAGCTGATCAAGTTAACAAAGTGCTTGAAGAAAATGATGTGACAACAGCTATTATCGATTTAGGTGGAAATATTTATGTGGAAGGAACCAATCCTTCTGGTAAAGAGTGGACTGTTGGAATTCAAGATCCGTTCTCAACACGTGGGGAAACGGTCGGTAAGATAGAAGCAAGTAATCAATCCATTGTAACCTCTGGAGTCTATGAAAGGTATTTAGAAGTAGATGGTGAAAGATACCATCATTTACTCGATCCAAAAGCAGGCTATCCATTTGATAATGAAATCGCAGGCGTAACAATTGTTAGTAAGAAGTCAATAGACGGGGATGCGTTGTCAACATTAATTTTTTCGAAAGGGTTAGAGGATGGAATGGCGTTTATCGAAAAACAGGATGGTGTGGAAGCAATCTTTGTGGATAAAGATAACAAGATCTTTCTTACTTCTGGCTTGGAGGATGAATTCGAATTAACGAATGAATCCTTTATAATCGGAGATAGTTCTTTGAAAAATGAAGGGAGCGAATAAAATGTCTATTTCAACATTTCTAAAATTAGTAGAAATTCAGACTAAGATAGCGAGCGTCTTTCCATTTTTAATTGGTTGCTTATTTGTTTATTATCGTTATGATACGTTCCAACCATTAAATACAGCGATCTTTTTTGTTGCGATGCTTTCCTTTGATCTAACAACAACTGCGATTAATAATTATATGGATTTTAGAAAAGCCTCATCTGAAAGCTATCGAGAGAACCACAATGTGATTGGTCAATATAAAATCAGGGAGATTGTAGTCATTATTACAATTTTAAGTTTATTAACCCTGGCTACAGGTTTAGGAATCTGGCTTGTGTTCCGGACAGATTTATTCGTGTTATTAGTTGGAATGGTTTGTTTTGCAATAGGCATTTTTTATACATTTGGCCCGATTCCCTTGTCTCGCATGCCACTTGGTGAGTTATTCTCTGGTGTATCAATGGGATTCGGTATTGTATTCTTATCTGTATATGTCAATGCATTCGATCAAGGTATTTTACATTTATTATGGGAAGGTAGGACAGTTCTCTTTGAAGCTGATATTCTATTACTATTAGAGATTATGTTAGTTTCCTTCCCATGTATGTTTACCATAGCTAATTTGATGCTAGCTAATAATATTTGTGACTTAAAAGAGGATATTGCCAATCATCGCTTTACACTGCCTTATTACATTGGAAAAAAATATGCTGTCTGGCTGTTTAATGGTTTATATTTTCTTTCATTTTTAGCAATCTTAGTCGCAGTAATTCTCGGTCTATTACCACCTATTGTTATTATTGCACTATTAGTTAGTTATCCAGTCTATCAGCTAGTTCGTAAATTTAATC
The nucleotide sequence above comes from Paraliobacillus zengyii. Encoded proteins:
- a CDS encoding FAD-dependent oxidoreductase, whose amino-acid sequence is MTNKNIIVIGAGYAGVHAAQKLAKKYKKDDSVTITLIDRHSYHTMMTELHEVAAHRVEPDAIQFDLRRLFNRTKVKLVTDNVINVDHDAKKVTTEHGEYNFDYLILGMGGEPNDFGTPGVKENGFTLWSWEDAVKLREHIEKTVAQAAVIKDDGTRCAMLTFTVCGSGFTGIEMVGELVEWKERLAKNNKIDPDAITLYVVEAAPTILNMLERRDADKAEAYLVKKGVKILKDSPIVEVKENEIILKSGETVPTHTLIWTAGVKANSDTKDYGMSTARAGRLKVNQYMESEDFENVYVIGDLAYYEEEPGKATPQIVEAAEQTGMTAAKSIIAEISGGEKEAYEGKYHGTMVSIGARYGVADLMGVHLSGWLANFMKHMVNLYYFFGIRSGYYMFHYIRHEFFETKDKRNIFHDFLTRHGNVLWSLPLRLFVAGFWLVEAGAKIWGKETWETATASFSTIPQLFNGLGEDSWLVGSTVRMPFEWLQTTTSGASEAAETATEWSTPIFSKMPGIFEWFMQIVLPTPEMAVFMQKFMVFVELAIGLAILAGLFTWLASAASAGFLVMFTLSAMLGWDKIWALPAAIALLNGSGRTFGLDYWVIPYIQRKVGNWWYGKEQAIYQDKK
- a CDS encoding FAD:protein FMN transferase, whose translation is MFIVLFFLTSCSSEDNGVMETPYKQTEFLMGTVVTVKIYNEEKETVLKKVFERMEVLASQIGLEEDAGVSQIDEVNAQAGIEPVIVSEEIFQLIKAGKDYSQKAEGSFDITIGPLTSLWHIGYDDARKPDQEEIDAVLPLIDYRKVILDEEKHTVYLKEKDMRIDLGAIAKGFIADQVNKVLEENDVTTAIIDLGGNIYVEGTNPSGKEWTVGIQDPFSTRGETVGKIEASNQSIVTSGVYERYLEVDGERYHHLLDPKAGYPFDNEIAGVTIVSKKSIDGDALSTLIFSKGLEDGMAFIEKQDGVEAIFVDKDNKIFLTSGLEDEFELTNESFIIGDSSLKNEGSE
- the menA gene encoding 1,4-dihydroxy-2-naphthoate polyprenyltransferase, whose protein sequence is MSISTFLKLVEIQTKIASVFPFLIGCLFVYYRYDTFQPLNTAIFFVAMLSFDLTTTAINNYMDFRKASSESYRENHNVIGQYKIREIVVIITILSLLTLATGLGIWLVFRTDLFVLLVGMVCFAIGIFYTFGPIPLSRMPLGELFSGVSMGFGIVFLSVYVNAFDQGILHLLWEGRTVLFEADILLLLEIMLVSFPCMFTIANLMLANNICDLKEDIANHRFTLPYYIGKKYAVWLFNGLYFLSFLAILVAVILGLLPPIVIIALLVSYPVYQLVRKFNRKQIKSETFSVAIKNLVLVNGSVVTMLMISIFIL